A stretch of the Aspergillus puulaauensis MK2 DNA, chromosome 6, nearly complete sequence genome encodes the following:
- a CDS encoding FAD-dependent oxidoreductase (COG:C;~EggNog:ENOG410PV1Z;~InterPro:IPR036188,IPR002938;~PFAM:PF01494;~go_function: GO:0071949 - FAD binding [Evidence IEA]), whose translation MTQSRKAIIIGGGPAGLSAALRLHQTTNTNCTIYELRPEPTTLGGAVGIPSNGLRLLDRLGVYHSLLQRGSSQSDFVLHSGNGGMLGQMDDFVSHSRAETGYGYMRVKRVDVVGVLLEAVKEAQIPVHFGKRITGIGEAGESINVVFADGTTDSADILLGCDGIHSAVRNLYVDPALKPEYSGISAVFSSMPASRIPAASAAQIKGLTATMTGEGMFLSAPCTADRDEVFWAFSREVAVPAGNDSRDGWEVQRRQEVRGFKDTLHDVVKHGKGKWIDTLRQLIDQTDTIKFYPVYRLPLGGRWSRGRCVLIGDAAHAMQPHAGQGVSMALEDGFLLSRLLADSSRSVEDACESLHRIRKPRVEEIYRTAAENGKARKKTGPWGQWLKENIIWAQFSMPWGLGLGGKMFGQTYAVYDIDEEEI comes from the exons ATGACTCAATCACGAAAA GCAATCATAATCGGCGGCGGCCCAGCAGGCCTCTCCGCCGCGCTCCGTCTCCACCAAACCACCAACACAAACTGCACAATCTACGAACTCCGCCCCGAACCAACAACTCTAGGCGGGGCCGTTGGAATCCCTTCTAACGGGCTCCGTCTGCTCGACCGTCTCGGCGTCTACCACTCCCTCCTGCAACGGGGTAGCAGCCAGAGCGATTTCGTGCTGCACTCAGGGAACGGAGGTATGCTTGGCCAGATGGATGATTTCGTCTCGCATTCTCGCGCCGAGACAGGATATGGCTATATGCGTGTGAAACgggttgatgttgttggcgTTCTGCTCGAGGCTGTAAAGGAGGCTCAGATCCCGGTGCACTTCGGGAAGAGAATCACAGGGATTGGAGAGGCGGGGGAAAGCATTAATGTCGTCTTTGCCGATGGCACGACAGATAGTGCCGATATCTTACTTGGATGCGATGGGATCCATTCGGCAGTTCGGAACCTCTACGTCGACCCAGCCTTGAAACCGGAGTACTCGGGAATATCAGCGGTATTCTCTAGCATGCCTGCATCCAGGATCCCAGCTGCATCCGCGGCCCAGATCAAGGGTCTCACTGCTACAATGACAGGAGAAGGGATGTTTCTATCTGCGCCGTGCACGGCAGACAGAGACGAAGTATTCTGGGCTTTTTCGCGGGAGGTTGCGGTGCCTGCTGGAAACGATAGTCGGGACGGGTGGGAGGTCCAGCGGCGGCAGGAGGTTAGGGGGTTCAAGGATACCCTGCATGATGTTGTGAAACACGGGAAAGGGAAATGGATCGATACATTGAGACAACTCATCGACCAGACCGATACTATAAAGTTCTACCCGGTATACCGCTTGCCGCTTGGCGGACGATGGTCGCGCGGGCGATGTGTTTTGATCGGTGACGCTGCGCATGCTATGCAGCCGCATGCTGGACAGGGTGTATCCATGGCTCTTGAAGATGGATTTCTGCTTTCCAGACTGTTGGCTGATTCTAGCCGGTCTGTTGAGGATGCCTGCGAGTCGCTGCATCGGATCAGGAAGCCCCGTGTGGAAGAGATATACCgaacggcggcggagaatgGTAAAGCCAGGAAGAAGACTGGGCCTTGGGGCCAGTGGTTGAAGGAAAATATTATCTGGGCTCAGTTTTCTATGCCTTGGGGGCTGGGCCTTGGGGGGAAGATGTTTGGGCAGACGTATGCTGTTTATGatattgatgaggaggagatttGA
- a CDS encoding amidohydrolase (COG:S;~EggNog:ENOG410QEHM;~InterPro:IPR013108,IPR033932,IPR011059,IPR032466;~PFAM:PF01979,PF07969;~go_function: GO:0016810 - hydrolase activity, acting on carbon-nitrogen (but not peptide) bonds [Evidence IEA]), with the protein MTSVFRNGRIFAPSRSSSGDGCEFADGMIIKNDRISYIGSLDSTTVPDNATVIDLENRIVLPGFIDAHVHILQYGHSLRKVNLIECISLKHIRETISTYAKANPSVPRILCRGWIQSSTKGIALASMLDDLDPRPVFIDSFDLHSMWCNSAALDEMKVHSAPDPPGGTIHRDENGRASGLLDESALVNLAWPYLDSLYSTQDKIGALDVAVSSYTAAGYTGVVDMAMDQDTWDLLDQYRREKSFPFHIAAHWLIPFSNDQQANFKHVDRAIELRKTFRDPTFCIAGIKLICDGVVDGCTAALFQPYTGKSKPEDPIWPVDMLKEVVQRADEAGLQCAIHAIGDKAINQAINVLSEVGTLGRRHRIEHLELTSSEDAKRLGQLGITASVQPVHSDPALFKAWPGLIGRDRCKRAFAYKEFTDGGAPLAIGTDAPTAAHFPFPNLYNATTRRSALEPESTKTVNPHFGLGLAEATAAATTGAAYARFADSWTGSLKAGLSADFLVVDMQWAQDRLLEAKVAQTWYKGKKVYDVDAPEV; encoded by the coding sequence ATGACGTCTGTCTTCCGAAACGGCCGCATTTTTGCCCCATCTCGATCCTCCTCCGGGGATGGATGCGAATTCGCCGATGGCATGATCATTAAAAATGACCGGATTTCATATATCGGATCGCTAGATTCCACCACCGTCCCCGATAATGCGACAGTCATTGACCTGGAGAACCGCATTGTGCTTCCCGGTTTCATTGACGCCCATGTTCACATTCTGCAATACGGACATTCCCTGCGCAAAGTGAACCTCATTGAATGCATTTCACTCAAGCATATCCGGGAGACAATCTCGACATACGCAAAGGCAAATCCATCTGTGCCTCGCATCCTCTGCCGGGGTTGGATCCAGTCCTCCACCAAAGGCATCGCCCTAGCCAGCATGTTAGATGACCTTGACCCGCGTCCCGTTTTTATCGATTCATTTGATCTCCATTCCATGTGGTGTAACTCCGCTGCTCTCGATGAGATGAAGGTCCACTCTGCCCCTGATCCTCCTGGTGGTACTATCCATCGGGATGAAAACGGGAGAGCGTCTGGTCTGTTGGATGAGTCTGCATTGGTGAACCTCGCTTGGCCATATCTGGACAGCCTCTACTCGACACAAGATAAAATCGGCGCTCTGGACGTAGCGGTTTCTTCATATACAGCGGCTGGCTATACCGGAGTGGTGGACATGGCCATGGACCAGGATACATGGGACCTTCTCGACCAGTACCGCAGGGAAAAgtcctttcctttccataTTGCAGCGCACTGGCTCATCCCGTTCTCGAACGACCAGCAAGCCAACTTCAAGCATGTCGATCGAGCCATCGAGCTCAGGAAGACCTTCAGGGACCCTACTTTCTGCATTGCTGGGATTAAGCTCATCTGCGACGGTGTTGTTGACGGATGCACTGCTGCTCTGTTCCAGCCATACACAGGCAAGTCAAAACCAGAAGATCCTATCTGGCCAGTCGATATGTTGAAGGAGGTGGTCCAACGAGCAGATGAAGCAGGCCTGCAATGCGCCATTCACGCCATTGGAGATAAAGCCATTAACCAAGCCATCAATGTTCTATCAGAAGTCGGCACCCTAGGACGCAGGCACAGAATCGAGCATCTCGAATTGACATCCTCTGAAGATGCAAAGCGCCTCGGACAGCTGGGAATTACTGCATCGGTTCAACCAGTTCACTCAGATCCAGCTCTCTTCAAGGCATGGCCGGGTCTGATCGGCCGGGACAGGTGTAAACGCGCGTTTGCTTATAAGGAGTTCACAGACGGGGGAGCACCTCTCGCTATTGGGACTGATGCTCCTACCGCAGCCCACTTTCCGTTCCCGAATCTCTATAACGCAACAACCAGACGCTCAGCGCTTGAACCTGAGTCCACCAAGACTGTGAATCCCCATTTCGGCCTTGGCTTAGCTGAGGCGACAGCGGCTGCGACTACAGGCGCGGCGTATGCGCGCTTTGCTGATTCCTGGACTGGCTCGTTAAAGGCAGGGTTGAGTGCGGATTTTCTGGTGGTGGATATGCAGTGGGCTCAGGACAGGCTTCTTGAGGCAAAGGTTGCCCAGACGTGGTATAAGGGGAAGAAAGTGTATGATGTGGATGCGCCAGAGGTTTAG
- a CDS encoding alpha/beta hydrolase (CAZy:CE10;~COG:I;~EggNog:ENOG410Q1SH;~InterPro:IPR029058,IPR013094;~MEROPS:MER0033274;~PFAM:PF07859;~go_function: GO:0016787 - hydrolase activity [Evidence IEA]) encodes MDAIADPNPTAAVTVFDIGQTSLTLCFRLPWVIGTTLFRRWWPWNRTYKPPPLREHLFRHSLGNHVPLSVWQWYTASDTSGSNLKTSTRYGHIPHLFAPVRTPEFCGYWICRGLAQEPVEPRDADLVLLHAHGGGYVSGHPSVGAPEHVFLAEILQQNDVTTAIFSLDYTLAPRAIFPKQRDEAVAAYNWLRREMGVDPSKIIVIGDSAGGHVIVSLLVGLNENKRRSQGPDSNDIENDSRPAAAVLVSPWMNLHTSHPRALELHWEERLFKRSLDTYCKWILRGASPELDLLYGNFALGRETRGPWVDILPAQTWITAGAEEFVFLYDIEDFVAQAKKDGSHVMLDVASGKNHTWQCAEAFGQQSRLLAVPLDGELPGDLMRGYRELAMGILQLLAGQ; translated from the exons ATGGACGCCATTGCCGACCCAAATCCCACCGCGGCCGTGACGGTATTCGATATCGGCCAGACCAGCTTGACTCTGTGCTTTCGGCTGCCATGGGTCATTGGCACAACTCTTTTCCGCCGCTGGTGGCCCTGGAACCGCACGTATAAGCCTCCGCCTCTCCGCGAGCATCTCTTTCGGCAT AGCCTTGGAAACCACGTCCCGCTATCGGTTTGGCAGTGGTACACAGCCTCGGATACAAGTGGATCCAACCTGAAGACGTCCACACGATACGGTCATATTCCGCATCTCTTCGCACCCGTCCGCACCCCCGAGTTCTGTGGCTACTGGATATGCCGCGGGCTGGCCCAGGAGCCTGTCGAACCCCGCGATGCGGATCTCGTGCTGCTCCACGCCCACGGCGGTGGGTACGTCTCCGGCCATCCTAGTGTCGGCGCCCCGGAACACGTCTTCCTCGCggagatcctgcagcagaacgATGTTACGACGGCGATATTCTCATTGGACTACACGCTAGCCCCAAGAGCGATATTCCCGAAACAGCGCGATGAGGCTGTAGCCGCGTATAATTGGCTTCGTAGAGAGATGGGCGTCGACCCGTCGAAGATTATCGTCATTGGCGATTCCGCGGGCGGACATGTTATCGTGTCTCTTCTCGTAGGGCTGAATGAGAATAAGAGACGCAGCCAGGGCCCAGACTCCAATGATATCGAAAACGACTCGcgcccagcagccgccgTGCTGGTAAGTCCCTGGATGAACCTGCACACATCGCACCCGCGCGCCCTAGAACTACACTGGGAAGAGCGCCTATTCAAGCGCTCGCTGGACACATACTGCAAATGGATCCTGCGCGGCGCAAGCCCCGAATTGGACCTGCTATATGGCAATTTCGCCCTCGGCCGGGAAACCCGCGGGCCATGGGTGGATATCCTGCCGGCGCAGACTTGGATCACGGCGGGCGCGGAggagtttgtttttctttaCGATATTGAGGACTTTGTTGCGCAGGCTAAGAAGGATGGTTCTCATGTTATGCTTGATGTGGCGTCTGGGAAGAATCATACTTGGCAGTGTGCGGAAGCGTTCGGGCAGCAGAGTCGCTTGTTGGCGGTGCCTTTGGATGGGGAGCTGCCTGGCGATCTTATGAGGGGCTATAGGGagttggcgatggggatatTGCAGCTTCTTGCTGGACAGTGA
- a CDS encoding amidohydrolase family protein (COG:S;~EggNog:ENOG410PP0G;~InterPro:IPR006680,IPR032466,IPR032465;~PFAM:PF04909;~go_function: GO:0016787 - hydrolase activity [Evidence IEA];~go_function: GO:0016831 - carboxy-lyase activity [Evidence IEA]) yields the protein MASNGIQKAILSLTAPGASIAPDTESARVLARQVNEYAAGLRQQHPNSFGFFATLPSLTDIPGALAEIEYALDVLKADGVTLFTRYGDGNNYLGHNLFTPIWEELDARKAVVFVHPTHPVNTTWTNPILPQPAIDYPHETTRTAVDLIIANVTQKYPNCRKILSHAGGSLPYLISRIATTSRATEATELIYGKTSKDIMDDFRSFYYDLALSSSPAVLNMVLDLVPHHHITYGSDFPYADSDKIAGFREDLDAFHMAPRIREMIYYGNAENLLQLENHVK from the exons ATGGCAAGCAATGGAATCCAGAAGGCAATCCTGTCACTAACAGCGCCTGGCGCGTCCATTGCTCCTGATACAGAATCAGCACGGGTTCTAGCCAGGCAGGTAAATGAGTACGCTGCTGGTCTCCGCCAGCAGCACCCGAACTCATTTGGTTTCTTTGCGACTCTCCCTTCACTTACAGATATACCTGGAGCCCTAGCTGAGATCGAATACGCACTGGATGTCCTGAAGGCCGACGGTGTCACTTTATTTACGAGGTACGGGGATGGAAATAACTACCTAGGCCACAATCTCTTCACTCCCATCTGGGAAGAACTCGACGCGCGAAAGGCAGTGGTCTTTGTGCATCCCACGCACCCAGTGAACACTACCTGGACAAACCCAATCCTCCCACAACCAGCCATTGATTATCCCCACGAAACTACTCGCACGGCTGTTGATTTGATTATTGCCAACGTGACGCAGAAATATCCCAATTGCCGAAAGATTCTCTCCCATGCGGGAGGGTCGCTTCCGTATCTGATTTCCCGGATTGCAACTACATCGCGAGCCACAGAGGCCACGGAACTGATATATGGCAAAACCAGTAAAGATATCATGGACGATTTCAGGTCCTTCTACTATGATCTGGCCCTCTCTAGCTCACCCGCTGTCTTGAACATGGTGCTTGATCTGGtccctcatcatcatattACCTATG GTTCTGACTTTCCATACGCCGACTCAGACAAGATTGCCGGGTTCAGAGAAGACTTAGATGCGTTCCATATGGCACCCAGGATTCGTGAAATGATCTATTATGGGAACGCAGAGAACCTTCTCCAGTTGGAAAACCACGTCAAGTAG
- a CDS encoding uncharacterized protein (COG:S;~EggNog:ENOG410PRSA;~TransMembrane:6 (i5-22o79-99i111-137o157-179i200-219o239-262i)) — translation MAAKLILPLLSLSVFYAIFYFAEINGANKLVKASIAAGKLPTVDAPLRKVYTGVAPLDELLTLLTVFFWPTTDGSDVSLLVHSIGFSGTFGSAWVLVCLEAWRRGNAWTLSAFPVVLGLAAQVLTFAFAAPLYGAIQLFTSVTATKPTAENIRVPRAVLRAIPFVFFIGYMIPSFLLLAPESEHVTTDLKQIFIAIWQPWPAYVSILLTVAHIFCSPFTNNDHTVEGGRATLRALRWVYAFAFANTTVNHLISWIIPLATLAEPRFFKEEYLAALHPCTVFAIPKPWEAGAVVDTVGAGVHAFLRWDYIIGSAGVLIWAVSLYRAAHRVVYGRAGCVGLFVKVAALSALSGPVGAAVELMWERDELIINETGGLKRAAPAGKKKA, via the coding sequence ATGGCTGCCAAACTCATCCTCCCGCTGCTCAGCCTGTCTGTCTTCTACGCCATTTTCTACTTCGCCGAAATCAATGGCGCCAACAAGCTAGTCAAGGCGTCCATCGCCGCCGGGAAGCTCCCCACCGTCGACGCTCCCCTGCGCAAAGTCTACACCGGCGTCGCTCCTCTCGATGAGCTGCTTACTCTCTtgaccgtcttcttctggcccACCACCGACGGAAGCGACGTGTCTCTACTGGTGCACTCCATCGGATTCTCAGGCACCTTCGGCTCCGCCTGGGTGCTCGTGTGCCTCGAGgcctggagaagaggaaacGCCTGGACCCTGTCTGCGTTCCCCGTCGTGCTCGGTCTCGCCGCACAGGTCCTgaccttcgccttcgccgcGCCTCTCTACGGCGCAATCCAGCTCTTCACCTCCGTCACAGCCACCAAGCCAACAGCCGAGAACATCCGCGTTCCACGCGCAGTCCTCCGCGCCATCCcattcgtcttcttcatcgggTACATGATCCCGTCCTTCCTCCTGCTCGCCCCGGAATCCGAGCACGTCACCACAGACCTTAAGCagatcttcatcgccatctggcAGCCGTGGCCCGCCTACGTCTCGATCCTCCTCACGGTCGCCCACATCTTCTGCTCCCCATTCACAAACAACGACCACACCGTCGAAGGCGGCCGCGCGACCCTCCGCGCCCTCCGCTGGGTCTACGCTTTCGCCTTCGCAAACACAACCGTCAACCACCTGATCTCATGGATCATCCCCCTCGCGACCCTCGCAGAGCCCCGCTTCTTCAAGGAGGAGTATCTCGCCGCCCTGCACCCCTGCACTGTCTTCGCGATCCCCAAGCCGTGGGAGGCCGGCGCTGTCGTCGACACTGTCGGTGCTGGCGTGCACGCGTTCCTGCGCTGGGATTATATCATCGGCTCGGCGGGTGTGTTGATCTGGGCTGTGAGCTTGTACCGCGCTGCCCACCGCGTTGTGTATGGTCGCGCGGGCTGCGTCGGGCTTTTCGTCAAGGTTGCTGCGTTGTCGGCGTTGAGTGGACCGgttggtgctgctgttgagtTGATGTGGGAGCGGGATGAGCTGATTATCAATGAGACGGGAGGATTGAAGAGGGCTGCTCCtgcagggaagaagaaggcgtAG
- a CDS encoding uncharacterized protein (COG:S;~EggNog:ENOG410PWDN;~InterPro:IPR036864,IPR001138;~PFAM:PF00172;~go_function: GO:0000981 - DNA-binding transcription factor activity, RNA polymerase II-specific [Evidence IEA];~go_function: GO:0008270 - zinc ion binding [Evidence IEA];~go_process: GO:0006355 - regulation of transcription, DNA-templated [Evidence IEA]) yields MKRNYGGVPVDMTHNWGKPPLSCLPCRQKKRRCDRNQPCWNCAQRGISCEYPEQNGDGRHERTVPLESNNVNTNRPAVGTAPLPEGSTRNVQMLDRIQRLEAAVFNQASRALEGGSTDPQLDGVDMEQHTDEGPVASRFASFSSHPPSVSTPFISADEASRHLPPIGEARMLFDHFALTMQPTIGILHIPSTRDLMEETYQGILSGGTPDRARLILLFGAFAGSALSSTPNLLQELNSSQTQATSAYKTYMRLSVSLLQGLEPIPTSTIALAAMANLSHFVNNDDGYSMEGHLIRARCYWMARTMEIHKLDTPRRRAERKANGFDMVEVEVQRRVWWSLVASDWLSSFSGGIQEGAYTYHPNHMCVDYPTYMDDDLSTTEPPHLQPSPAPTPTGYLVYRSKLANLCREAVDAMRPVSQDGQEVCYDVILGLDAKFQDFLEHLPAVFHLDPDSIQQSEALCKERPYIAWQRTMGHISIHTRLCRLHRPYHLKGMTDPKYEYSRRVCVRSAQIVLDLRRSMDESRDTVPVGLRPSRFWVTVQHVALAALTLATDVSFDGAAPDAEVRKAKVLAAYETLERSTEEPCEFREAIKNNLRTLMSTLNKGQSADSNQSQLMMNDSSVFPATDSIYATTGDQTGGSAPWDENWDQLWSEFLAVAPDLDFSQWDQLLDGSDT; encoded by the exons ATGAAAAGAAACTATGGCGGAGTTCCGGTCGATATGACCCATAATTGGGGCAAGCCACCCCTGTCATGCCTCCCATGCCGGCAAAAAAAGCGTCGCTGCGACCGTAACCAACCCTGCTGGAACTGCGCTCAGAGGGGCATCTCATGTGAATATCCCGAGCAAAATGGTGATGGACGACATGAGCGGACTGTCCCACTTGAATCGAATAATGTCAATACAAATCGCCCAGCCGTGGGCACTGCGCCTCTGCCCGAGGGATCGACGAG GAACGTCCAGATGCTGGATCGGATTCAAAGACTGGAGGCTGCGGTATTCAACCAGGCAAGTCGAGCGCTTGAAGGAGGGAGTACAGACCCTCAACTTGACGGCGTAGACATGGAACAACATACT GACGAGGGGCCTGTTGCTTCGCGATTTGCATCATTTTCATCACATCCACCCTCTGTTTCCACTCCATTCATTTCAGCAGACGAGGCCTCTCGACACCTTCCTCCAATAGGTGAAGCACGAATGCTGTTCGACCACTTCGCCCTGACTATGCAGCCGACCATAGGCATCCTGCACATACCTTCTACTCGGGATCTAATGGAGGAAACGTATCAGGGAATTCTATCTGGTGGAACGCCAGACCGGGCCCGTTTGATCCTGCTGTTCGGCGCGTTTGCTGGCTCAGCACTGTCGTCCACTCCAAACCTATTACAGGAGCTCAACTCAAGCCAAACCCAAGCAACATCAGCATATAAAACATACATGCGGCTTTCTGTATCACTACTTCAGGGTCTCGAGCCAATTCCCACGTCAACGATTGCTCTGGCAGCGATGGCAAATTTGTCACATTTTGTTAACAACGATGACGGCTATTCCATGGAAGGACATTTAATCAGAGCGCGTTGTTACTGGATGGCACGCACAATGGAAATACACAAGCTCGACACGCCGAGGCGCCGCGCAGAACGGAAGGCAAATGGATTCGATATGGTAGAGGTCGAAGTACAACGGCGCGTCTGGTGGAGCCTGGTTGCGTCTGACTG GCTATCATCCTTCTCCGGCGGTATCCAAGAAGGCGCGTACACATATCACCCGAACCACATGTGCGTCGACTATCCGACCTACATGGACGACGACCTCAGCACAACAGAACCACCGCACCTTCAGCCCTCGCCCGCCCCGACTCCCACAGGGTACCTGGTCTACCGCTCCAAACTAGCAAATCTCTGCCGGGAGGCCGTTGATGCAATGCGACCCGTATCCCAAGACGGTCAAGAGGTCTGCTACGACGTCATCCTAGGCCTCGACGCCAAGTTCCAAGACTTCCTCGAGCACCTCCCTGCCGTCTTCCACCTCGACCCAGATAGTATCCAACAAAGCGAGGCATTATGCAAGGAACGCCCGTACATCGCATGGCAGCGCACAATGGGCCATATATCAATCCATACCCGGCTCTGCCGTCTCCACCGCCCATACCACCTGAAGGGGATGACGGATCCGAAGTACGAATATTCTCGACGGGTATGTGTGCGCTCCGCGCAGATCGTGCTTGACCTGCGCAGATCAATGGATGAGTCCCGGGACACTGTGCCCGTTGGGCTGAGACCGTCGCGGTTCTGGGTTACTGTGCAGCATGTTGCTCTTGCGGCGTTGACGCTTGCAACGGACGTCTCGTTTGATGGCGCTGCGCCTGATGCAGAGGTTAGGAAGGCAAAGGTGCTAGCGGCGTATGAGACGCTGGAACGGTCGACGGAAGAACCGTGTGAATTCAGAGAGGCGATTAAGAATAACTTGAGGACATTGATGTCGACGTTGAATAAGGGGCAGTCGGCGGACAGCAATCAATCACAGTTGATGATGAACGACTCTTCGGTGTTCCCAGCTACGGATTCCATCTATGCAACTACCGGAGACCAGACAGGCGGGTCCGCGCCGTGGGATGAGAATTGGGACCAGCTGTGGTCGGAGTTCCTGGCCGTTGCGCCGGATCTGGATTTTTCGCAGTGGGATCAGTTACTGGACGGATCAGATACGTAG
- a CDS encoding arrestin family protein (COG:S;~EggNog:ENOG410Q2QN;~InterPro:IPR014752) has product MLGKEIASYDLQPCIYLPIRQQNESWECLTGQFCLSLARAAHFKGIKVQLVGKMKTPRYGIFVAQEREEITFERSQALAFSKTRNAFTMPAGNYEFPFEIPLSGLRFDTLVGPKHEYYTYHVEVTVERWMWRDLVVSQPVRIYRYPKPDIGRGMPKSVAGHSNQDLAYHFSIPDTLIPHGGTFPVDCWFVPLSTSLTVTGITVRIIEKHELAFPATAAESVQYSTYFITSSESHVIFEEKHDFTVLGGALSSGKDADVQQISMPVRLPGDPGACSQSYSSRKIKIDHVLLVTVECIDGAGECVKMLAEAIPLHIYMRPTGKDKDSRGPTSSAKSDNCPPVYGEHQLDLMILDPKGVEGDDQVPSIALCPGYTGVQSGEAVL; this is encoded by the exons ATGCTCGGCAAGGAGATTGCAAGCTACGATCTGCA ACCATGCATATACCTCCCAATCCGCCAACAGAATGAGTCGTGGGAATGCCTTACCGGGCAGTTCTGCCTCTCTCTCGCCCGAGCCGCCCATTTCAAAGGCATCAAAGTACAACTAGTTGGCAAAATGAAGAC CCCCCGGTATGGTATCTTCGTGGCCCAGGAGCGCGAGGAAATCACCTTCGAGCGCAGCCAAGCCCTAGCATTCTCGAAAACGCGTAACGCGTTCACAATGCCTGCTGGCAACTATGAGTTCCCATTCGAGATCCCTCTATCGGGTCTGCGCTTTGACACCCTCGTCGGTCCGAAACATGAATACTATACCTACCACGTCGAGGTTACGGTTGAGCGCTGGATGTGGCGGGACCTTGTTGTGTCCCAGCCTGTGAGGATATATAGATACCCTAAGCCTGATATTGGCCGCGGTATGCCGAAG TCTGTCGCCGGACACTCAAACCAAGACCTCGCATACCACTTCTCGATCCCCGACACGCTCATCCCTCACGGCGGTACATTCCCAGTAGACTGCTGGTTCGTACCACTTTCAACATCCCTAACGGTAACCGGCATCACTGTGCGCATTATCGAGAAGCACGAACTCGCGTTCCCCGCAACAGCCGCCGAATCTGTGCAGTATAGTACGTACTTCATCACGTCTAGCGAGAGTCACGTCATCTTCGAGGAGAAACATGATTTCACCGTGCTCGGCGGCGCTCTATCTTCAGGCAAAGACGCAGATGTGCAGCAGATAAGCATGCCCGTGCGATTGCCGGGTGATCCAGGCGCCTGTTCGCAGAGCTACTCATCCCGGAAAATCAAGATCGATCATGTTCTTCTTGTGACGGTTGAGTGTATAGACGGAGCTGGAGAATGTGTAAAAATG TTAGCGGAAGCAATCCCCCTCCATATCTATATGAGACCAACAGGAAAAGACAAGGATAGCCGGGGCCCTACGTCCAGCGCGAAAAGCGACAACTGCCCTCCGGTTTACGGGGAACATCAGCTGGATCTGATGATTCTGGACCCGAAGGGGGTGGAAGGGGATGACCAGGTGCCGAGTATAGCTCTGTGTCCGGGGTATACGGGTGTGCAGTCTGGTGAAGCTGTTTTATGA